From the Nodularia sp. NIES-3585 genome, one window contains:
- a CDS encoding MFS transporter — MQPSELDRKILPLSPNTKKQNRASDPTVKNHLSAVPKSTNSPEKSTQDVSLNEQNRTSASPKTEVPRQPEAVENGNGRSLSVAATSETDSPPLDGSSVDADTVNEEKQGFLPVLRNPNFLALWGGQVFCQMADKVYLVLMIGLINTQFQGSDQSISGWVSALMMAFTIPAVLFGSVAGVFVDRWSKKTVLVTTNAWRGILVLSIPFLLWLTDDWQPIGMLPVGFGMILGVTFLVSTLTQFFAPAEQTAIPLVVEERHLLSANSLYTTTMMASVIVGFAIGEPLLAIADTLWLNMGGSGGLGKEILVGGSYAIAGFILLLLATKEKPHHPDTEFPHVFSDLSDGFSYLKANSRVRNALLQLTILFSVFAALTVLAVRMAEIIPNLKASQFGFLLAFGGIGMAAGATILGQFGQRFSYSELSLWGCLGMAGCLIGLSVFTTQLGIILMLIAFLGVFGALVGIPMQTAIQTETPPEMRGKVFGLQNNVINIALTLPLALAGVAETFMGLPAVFLVLAVTVFSGGILTFYNSH; from the coding sequence ATGCAACCGTCTGAATTGGATAGAAAAATCCTCCCTTTGTCACCAAACACCAAAAAACAGAATAGGGCATCAGATCCTACCGTCAAGAATCACTTGAGTGCTGTTCCTAAGTCTACAAATAGCCCAGAAAAGTCTACACAAGATGTTTCTTTAAATGAACAAAACAGGACATCCGCAAGCCCAAAAACTGAAGTTCCCAGACAACCCGAAGCCGTCGAAAACGGCAATGGCCGGAGTTTGTCAGTCGCCGCTACTTCAGAAACAGATTCACCACCATTAGATGGGTCAAGTGTCGATGCTGACACAGTAAATGAGGAAAAGCAGGGATTTTTACCTGTATTAAGAAATCCTAATTTTCTCGCTCTTTGGGGTGGTCAAGTTTTTTGCCAGATGGCAGATAAAGTCTATCTGGTGCTGATGATTGGCTTGATTAATACTCAGTTTCAGGGAAGTGATCAAAGCATTAGTGGTTGGGTATCAGCTTTAATGATGGCTTTTACGATTCCAGCTGTGCTGTTTGGTTCCGTGGCTGGTGTATTTGTGGATCGCTGGTCGAAGAAAACTGTCCTGGTAACTACCAATGCTTGGCGCGGTATCCTAGTTTTGTCAATTCCTTTTTTGCTGTGGTTAACTGATGATTGGCAACCCATTGGGATGTTACCTGTGGGTTTTGGGATGATTTTGGGTGTGACTTTTTTAGTCTCTACTCTGACTCAGTTTTTTGCCCCAGCAGAACAAACAGCAATTCCTTTGGTGGTGGAAGAACGGCATTTACTCTCGGCTAATTCTCTGTATACAACAACCATGATGGCTTCGGTGATTGTGGGGTTTGCCATTGGGGAACCACTGTTAGCGATCGCTGATACACTTTGGCTAAACATGGGCGGTAGTGGTGGATTAGGGAAGGAAATTTTGGTAGGTGGTAGTTATGCGATCGCTGGATTCATTTTGTTGCTGTTGGCGACTAAAGAAAAACCCCACCACCCGGACACAGAATTTCCTCACGTATTCTCTGATTTAAGCGATGGTTTTTCCTACCTCAAAGCTAATTCTCGTGTCCGTAATGCCTTACTACAACTGACTATTTTGTTTTCTGTGTTTGCCGCCTTAACGGTTCTAGCTGTGCGGATGGCAGAAATAATTCCTAACTTAAAAGCATCTCAGTTTGGCTTTTTATTGGCATTTGGTGGTATTGGTATGGCGGCTGGGGCAACTATTCTCGGTCAATTTGGTCAGCGCTTCTCATACTCCGAACTTAGTCTGTGGGGTTGCTTAGGTATGGCAGGATGTCTGATTGGTCTGTCGGTATTCACAACACAACTTGGGATAATTCTCATGTTAATAGCCTTTTTGGGTGTATTTGGGGCGCTAGTCGGTATCCCTATGCAAACCGCTATTCAAACCGAAACTCCGCCAGAGATGCGTGGTAAGGTCTTTGGTCTACAAAATAATGTGATTAATATTGCCTTAACTCTACCCTTGGCATTAGCTGGCGTAGCTGAAACCTTTATGGGATTACCCGCGGTTTTCTTGGTATTAGCTGTGACTGTGTTTTCAGGAGGTATATTAACTTTTTATAACTCCCATTAG